A window from Cryptomeria japonica chromosome 1, Sugi_1.0, whole genome shotgun sequence encodes these proteins:
- the LOC131029107 gene encoding kinesin-like protein KIN-14I produces the protein MIEIYNEQVRDLLGTDASHKKLDIRNNGHNGFNIPDASVLPVNSISDVLDLMNSGQKNRTVSSTALNDCISRSHSVLTVHVQGTDCVSGCSLHSYLHLVYLAGSERVDKPEVTGDRLKEAQHINKSLSSLGDVIAALAQKNSHVPYRNSKLTQLLQDSLGGQAKILMFVHISPELDLYGETLSTLKFAKRVATIELGAARVNKESTEVRDCKFEPCDLLWS, from the coding sequence ATGATAGAGATATACAATGAACAAGTGAGAGATCTTCTTGGCACAGATGCCTCACACAAGAAATTAGATATTCGAAACAATGGACACAACGGATTTAATATACCAGATGCCAGTGTTTTGCCAGTTAATTCGATATCTGATGTCTTAGACTTGATGAATTCTGGCCAAAAGAATCGCACTGTTAGCTCTACCGCCCTCAATGACTGCATCAGTCGTTCTCACAGTGTATTGACTGTGCATGTACAAGGCACAGATTGTGTATCTGGATGCAGCCTTCATAGCTACCTACATTTAGTGTATCTTGCTGGAAGTGAGAGGGTGGACAAACCTGAAGTAACAGGAGATCGGTTGAAGGAGGCCCAGCACATCAATAAGTCCCTTTCATCTCTAGGAGATGTGATTGCAGCACTGGCACAGAAAAATTCACATGTACCATATCGAAACAGCAAGTTGACTCAATTGCTTCAAGATTCCTTAGGGGGTCAGGCAAAGATCTTGATGTTTGTTCACATTAGTCCTGAATTGGATTTGTACGGAGAGACACTTAGCACTCTTAAATTTGCTAAAAGGGTGGCTACCATTGAACTTGGTGCTGCTCGGGTAAACAAAGAAAGTACAGAAGTCCGTGATTGTAAATTTGAACCGTGCGACTTGCTATGGTCGTAG